In Brassica napus cultivar Da-Ae chromosome A3, Da-Ae, whole genome shotgun sequence, the sequence TGTCAGACAAAACGTTGTCGTCGATCTTGGCTATATCAGATCGGTGTTTGTTTTGAATAAAGGAATGAAGGGATTTAAGGGAATTCTTAATTTCTATTAAATCAGAATTGTCATTTGGACTTGTGGTTTTTTCTATCTCTTCATCCAATTTTTCATAGGATCTTCCCGTTGTCATATTCTTGATAAGGCGTCTAGCTCCTTCGGGATTCCTAGTGATGAAATTTCCATCACTCGCTGTATCGAGTGTGGTTTTATAACTCAAATTAACACCTCCATAAAagatgttaagaagttgtggttCTGAGTAACCATGATGGGGACATTCAAGTTCATAGCCTCTGAATCTTCCCCAGGCGTTTTAAACGATTCGCGTGGACCTTGGAGAAATGCagaaatttgttttcttacTTCCCAGTAGCGTTCATCAGTGAAAAATTCTCTAAGGAAATCTCTTCTAATCTGTTCCCAACAAGTGAGTGATCATGTTGCTAAACAGTTTTAACCACCTGAGGGCTTCTCCTTCTAGGGAGAATGAGAATAGTTTGCAACGATCATATTCATCTGGTATTAATTCTTCCAAAGTTTCAATGTGATCTTGTGGGTGTTCTGGGAGGGATCCACGGAATGGGTTTTGACGAACCATACGGTAGTAATCTGCGTTAAACTTAGATTTCTTGGTATCGTCTCCTGGTATTTTAATAGCGGACCTATAGGAATAGGTCCTACCAGGATCAAGGTAGTCTTGTATGGACAATTTTATATCTTCACCTTTAGTTAAGGTGGAATTTTCCTTAACAGGGATTTCAGTCCCCTGTTCAGTTTGGCTAGTTTCATTGCTCGTTTGACCATTTAGTTCAGTTTGGACTACTTTCTCATTAGCAGGCTTGGTAAGAGAAaacttacctgcttccggctGGGCGGTATTGATCGATGTTGGCAGCTCCGTATCGGTCGATTCTTCTGACTCATCGTCGCTCGATGGAAATGTGTCTCCGTCAATCGATGGTTGGTAGCGCTCTGTGTTCTCCATTCTTTGTGTCTGAGTAACagattaagaaagaaaactttAGCAAGATTTTCGTAACAAGTCtatactaaattctaaattaaatctaatggtaataagaaagagtccccggcaacggcaccaaatttgatatcactcaaattaccctaaagagtattactctcatcaaaagaggttcagatgtagtacttagggatcaaatccacagagactctaggattactcaacagacttaaataactagaaatgaagatagactaaaaggttttaatagttttaaaagcagtaaatgataaatcgaaaacaatagtgattcaatagattgaattgaagtggtttcaagatTGGGAAAACAGCTTGATTTAGGCAATTCTCAGGTATAAAATGTAtgcacttagtttagactaaagggtttgATGGTTCTTGAACTAAACATTGATTTAACCAGATAGGTTATCTTCgctagatctcggatctcaactgtcgtattttgatctcgagaaagtgtcgatcgatgtgacttgatgttcatcgaccgatacacctttgtaacgatcgaccgacagaacgatagttgcgtcgatcgacggttattctagcgagctttgcgaacaggtttaacttgttctctaaccttctcagaCCAACTGTCGTTGCGCCTGAGTTAGTTAGATCACGCAAATGGGTTCATGTATTGAGGGGAAACAGTTAGTtggactcaattaatcctaagatctaaaatgaaggtgatcaatctcaattttagcattaagttcataagcaatgaaagaacaaccaaaacacctttttaatagtcatattagtagtacataatttcaaccatggtgagaaacctaaatctaacaattggtttactcaaacatattcatgagagacaaagtcatgatggtgtgaaataaactcaaatgaaacatagaacacaaatagatagagtaatagaaataagggagttcaagatcttctctgttttgcagtctcagatctatctctccaatcctaagctcctctaatggtagccaaaatgctcATTCTCCAAAACTAGGTCTTTTCAAGTGTCTTCctagaaatgatacaaaaccctagtacatatagcctaacaggcggctaGGGGCTTAAGTTGTAAATACTAGATCTTCTtggaaatgaaatcttttaatttgcgATTTCATTCGTGTGACtgggcatcgatcgatgcacatgtatgtatgtcgatcgatggtaagtgattatgatcgaccgatgttgctcttcaagcgtcgatcgattttccttgcgtaaaagcattccaaaatgtcccaaaagtatcatttccttccatcaggtgaataaacctgtatttgctttgaaaagactctaaaacatgattaatacatcttaaaacctttatataccatgtataaaaACGGGTGAAAATCATGGTTTATCAATTGTATTCATTAAGATGTTGGATTCAGTTTCATTACATATTTATGAAAGAAAACAGTTTCTAATATTGCCGAGCGGTTGTTCCTCGGGTGTTGTGGTGTACCCACCTTGAGTTTTGTAGGTGGAAGAGACTGAACTCGTGTCGTGAGTTGCCAACGTACCCTCGTCGAGGGATCAAGTCATAACGTAGTTCGATTATTTCCCCAAGGAAAGATTCGGTTGTTCGATTGTTCGTGTACGTAGGTACATATGTCATTAATTGTTTGGTTGTGTGATTAAGGTTGTTGTTTTATGTCTTTAAAGCTTGCGAGGTAGCATGTCCTGGAGTTTTTCTGGCTTCCTCTGATAGTTTCGAATCCTTTCGTCGTTGGAAATTTCAGGCACTGATGGTATGTCGAAGGAACTGCCTTCATGCTGTATAGCCAAGGCCTACCAAGGATTGCGTTAAATGGAGCTGGACGGTCTATTACGATGAATTCTACAATTTTTCTGACTTCTCCAGCGGTTACCGCGAGCTCGATCGATCTGAGGAAGTAGTTTGTCTCTCCTGCGAAGCCGATGAGGGGGGTTTGTTCTTATTTTAGGAGTGCTTTGGTGAATCCCATTTTCTTAAACGCTTCGTAGAAGAAGACGtcggccgagcttccggtgtcgatcATTACTCGGGATAGTTCGCAACCACTGACGTCGATTTGTATCACGAGAGCGTCGTCGTGTGGTTTATCAAGGTCTGCGGCATCGTTTTCCTTGAAGGTGATTTCGTTATCAGGACCTGTCAAGGGTTCTCTGATTCCTACGGTGTCTTCTGCTCTCCGCTGGTATTCTTTGATTGAGTTGACTGAGTTGCAGAACTTAGAACCTCTGCAAATGAAGTCGAAATTTTGGTCAAcactttcgggagacttaaaaaCTTTCCTCTAAGAGATTctcgattcctaccatacaagtcgtgtaagccgagaacatatcgcggactttaaagcgggatggaatcaggtcgaaaatgatacgggaaacgtaagtcgaagtagtcatcgcaccactaaagccgtgattagacctaagtcttgccctaaaccaagcacactggtctctagcatctctaggcatagtatcaaacgcCCTGAtatgagatcccaaaatttgtctcttggccaatattcgagcgtcttcagaaatcccgcaattTTACACATTGCGGAGAACTCTCGAAACAAATCacagatatagcagttcacacagagttagattacgagatgaaaactcgtagtcttccctctacacccatacaaaatgcaatcggcagcaacacacctgataacctctacatataaactagaccgtaaacgtctcgctggaaaactagtcataagaaccttaactccaagacgaactacgaaaggcatgatcccttcaacaagggtacgtaggcagccgtcataacgCACAGCCCGAATCTTATCGCGAGCGAGAAGACCATTTACCacggaccttttcaaccattaatttcgcctaactcacctaacttgcctaacttgccaagccactcgtagaacctcacgctagaagctcatggttctaacgagctgggggctaactgttggggtcaaatcAAACAACGATCTCGCCATACAACCCATCCATCGATCAACATAGACGTCCAAACGGTCGCCAGACAACCAGAATTCGGCAAAAGAGCTTATGATCTTTATGGTAACAAGAAATTTtactgggaagagaaagatgagtatggagtctacagagatgatcccAAATTTgccagagatctagatggacaCACAATTCCTGTTCATACCAAAGATATCAGAAGATTTCTGGAATgagcttcaagagatgaaccagcctacatatgtcttcctgaacatggtagctcattcacacagacaaagttggtaccagagatctacaccaaggattaGATCAAcaagatgttctatggagtctgtggtgAACATGATATGAACAAAGAAGCCtcccagatgaagcttgatggtgtctactatccattgaatgatagtataAGTTGGCTAACcacttgcatggaggagatgaagcaagacatagctAGAATTCAGAATGCGACTGACGTTGCTCaacctccatcgatcgacagaagacAACCCCAATCAATCGACAGCAGACAATCACCACCGCTCGCCAGACGCCATCAcgaatcgatcgacaaccgcttggccgcatcgatcgacaccgatCCGCCACGCCCACACACaatgaagtctcaaccagatttcCACACTAGAGAAGAGttagatcagttggtagaagggaccaacagagctctggaaactacaggggagaggcttgatgggagataTGATGACATctttcccaatggatcttacaATAAGTGCATTGACCTCCAAGGttgaagctatacaaggggagttggtggagattcagagttacattgcgcgtcgaccagaagcatcgatatcgatcgacaggcgcaacaacaaatcgatcgacaccaacctttcaacatcgatcgacagtgctaCAAACCGAGGCCAGCTAGTACCAAAGATGACATCCGACATGTCCAACACACCTTACCATGGAAAAGAGATCTCATCTGACACTTACGCCGCACTTACCAGACATCAATTCAACCTTGAAAGTCTTGGTGAAAGATTGCAGAGGATTAAAAACACAACTGCAGCAATGAAGGATAAATGGTGCAGaggggatgaagcaatgagaggcttcactggtacatggttcaacaagcgcaaagagagatggatacttgttttccaacaagtcccAGTTCTCAATACTACTAGCCAaaacacctccaaagtcaagctaaatgactataacaacccactattaggtaatatttattaagtttttattaatttactatttatgttggtttttaattattgcaggtcacaaaaaaaagatccgagtagactATTGCCATTTGTATCGACCGACGCGAAcaagtcgacatcgatcgacattgccttACATGTGTCGACCGACATCAACATacttacatcggtcgacatctaTTCCGATCTAGAGCTTTGGTGAAAAGGcaatttatgagttttattgATGGCACAATCTGAACACAAAGTAGTTTGAGATACAGATTGAGTACAAGGTAAAGagaattttgaaataatagCTTTAAGAATAGAAGCAGACGGATGTCCTAGGCGGTAATGCCAATCAGACAGTTTGTTTTTGGGTGCAGGAGAAGTAAAAAAGGCTTGAAGGGTTGAAGGGTTGGCTGGCCACTCATAGAGCTCATCCTTGGTCTTGCCTTGGATTAACGGGACCCCCGAgctgagatccttcacctgaaacgatgcagaaaaaaatttaacagATACTTGGTTAGCATTACATAAGCGATAGACtgaaatgagattttttttaatatttggcaCACATAGAACATTGTTCAGAGATAAGTTTCTTGTAGCTGAGGGCAGAGTAATAGAACCAGAGTGTGTTATGGCGAGACCAGAGCCATCTCCTATCAGCACAGAGTCATCACCATAGTATGGTTGAGTGAGCGACATGTTGTGGAGATCACTAGTTAGGTGGTGTGTCGCACCTGAATCCATAAGCCATGCTGTGGAGGGGTGTGGAGCCGAGAGAGCAAGGTTAACTCGTGGCTGCCAGGGACTGAAGGGAGAAGTGCTGACGTTGTTGTATTGAAGTTGAGACGTCTGTGGCATCTGGTGACAACGCCTGGCACTGTGACCGAAGACACTGCAAATTTGGCAGCGACCTTGGTATCCTTTCGAGGGCTTGTACTCCTGCTTCTGGAACTGGTTTAgcttgttgttgttattgttgttccAGTTGGAGTTGTTGCCTCGTTATTGATGTGGCTTTGAGCGAGTTGTCGCCATGTTCGCTGTAACTGGAACCACCGAGTTGACAGAAGGAGTGGAGGTCGCCAGTATCTTTGCTTCCTTGTTGATCAGCTTCTCATGGATCTCGATGATAGAAGGCAAGATCTCACGACCCTCGACTTGATCAGTGACTGTCTTATACTCTTCTGGCAGACCATCAACAATGAATTCAATCTTATCCTGAAGATCTAGAGGCTTGCCAAGGAGAGCCAACTGATCAAACCTTGTAGTAAGACCACGCATGTAGTCGTCAATGGTCTTGTCTCCTTTGGTGTAGTGCTTGAGTTGGAGACGAAGCTGTTGGATATGACCTCGAGTTGGCGTGGCGTAGGTGGTGCTGAGTGACTTCCAGACATCATTAGATGTCTTGGTGTTGGTTACCATCGCTTGAATCGATGGAGACAAGGTACCAATCAAGGCACTGTAGATGAGGCGGTCTTGATGACGCCATTTGGTGAAGGCTAGATTCACAGTAGTTTCGTCATTGACGGTGATGGTTTGTTCCGGTGCCGGCGTGGATCCGTCAAGATGTCCTACGAGGTCGTAACCATCGAGGAGAGCAGTGACTTGGAGATTCCAGGTCATGAAGTTTGTTGTCGTGAGCTAGGTGATATTCACCATATTGATGTTGAGTAGATTCTGGTTGTTTTGAACAGTTTCTGCAAGAGGAGCGGACATTGTTAAAGCttgacgaagaagacgaagtttGAAGGTGGCGGCCGagaggaaagaaaaaaatttagagTAATCTTAGGCTCTTGATACCATGTTAAGATTGTATTTGATATATCTTTAACACTATACATGAGGACTTATATATACAAAGCTCATAGGTCATTCCATAACTATACATTCCTAAAACAGAGGTATTCAAATCATAGAAGATATTCTCGAGATATATGAGATATCTCTTACACTTAGAACCCTATGTATTCATTGATTGTTCTTGGCCTCATGATTAATCATACACTTTCCATAGTTAATCATCACTTAGATTTTCCACTCTTAGATAATTCCTTAGACAGGTCACGCAAACGTAATCCCTATTTCTGAGTGGATTTATCCAGTAATGGTTATTTTAATGTAAGTGTACAAACCCAGCTCTGTATGACTGTATCGAAGAAatgtaataacataattaaatacTCTTTCCTTTTAATCTGGTTTATGCGCTCAAACCCGTGGCCACTGTGGACTCACAACCTACAATAACCAAATAATCAGTTAACTTTTCTCATTACATTCGATTTTCTTCAAAAGTTTCAAAGTTTAGACTTGATAAATGTGTAGTGTGTAGAAAGGGAAATTTCAATCAGTTCACTAACGtgttattctaatttctaaCCGATTCATTCAAAAATCTTTTTGATggctttctttattttaaatagaaatttattttcccttttttattttaaacaaatatacTCAAAACCTATCTATAAATGTTTTCGAactttattaagaaaataagtaaaaataacataaatattatataggtaacaaaatacaatattatttcataatctataaaatgaaaacacaAGTAAGCAGGGAGAAATTAAATTTCTTCGATGATTTAAATTTACAATCTGCTTTTTAATTGAATGTAAATTGtattcaaaccaaaaaaaaaccttttataCAATAAACACCTTCATAGCTGAGTAATTTTAAacagtttttattattatcttttctaaacaaatagtttttattttagaacAATTTACACTCCGTTTTTAAGAGATCAACTAAGTGTCTTCCTACACCATgtgcaataaaaaaatttaaaatattttttaacagataatataaattatattttaaaataaaattttattaatattgtaaattttctttttcgtatcaatatttaatataaatttgatttaattaaacataaaaattatatttaagaatatgcatgtatatatttgaaattataatcttagatagatttttctatctatttattttaattaaatatattaaataaatttgtaaaagttgcataattaccaaaaattaaaattaaacatgggcttttttgctaaataactaaaagaaagagaaattagattttgggagagagagtagagagagataggaagagaaagtaaGAGAGAGGGGGAGGGATTTTggttagatttttaattttgtttttttttttcttagcaaCTTGGCCTAATTTcccattaaacaatatttttaaaatttgtagatatataagaaaataaaaattttacgattaaatttttataattttctaaaaaaattgtatacatttttggaaattttggtactaaaattatataattttaaaatatataattaaattatattttgaaatttataatgccatatttcaatatatttattttaatgatgatttatgatttatttccatattctaaaaaaatttcaaaaaatattaattgacattaaatgtaatatatgagttattaccatattttaaaaactttaccaaaaatataaattaacattaaatgcaattgtccatgtcatattaagccgaaagacatgtcatcaatttcagtatacatgtcatatttattttatgaaattgatTGTATAAAGAACATGTgccaaaatcacttcgcaaatatagtctagagGATATAATGACAATTCATTTCTTAAAACACAAACAATGAAGCTGACCTCGAGAGTGCTAAAGACCAGTCGCATTCGGCTAGCCACAACTGATGGATCCTCTGCTTGTCCCATCACTGCCATCTGCTCCAACTGAAGAGTCTTCACCGGAAGCCTACATTTACCCAACAGTCAGGTAATGTCATTTTCGTAAATAATGTCTAGAATTCGCACTTATTACAAACATTGGATTTGTCATCCATAGTACTAGTGGtatggataaaaaaaaaaaatccgaacaTATTGTTCTTACCATGCCATTCCCCTAATATAGTATGCATTGGCTATAACCGCGCAAAAGCCTCTCCATTTGCTTAGAGTTTCTTCTGAAACCGAAGGAGTCGATGACCATCTCACGATCGTGTGTTGTGGCGTACATAAGATTGTGATGAATACAATTCTAAGCCACAATATACATTGATCTACCTAGCGGAATTAATACCATCAGCTCAAACTGATAAAGACAGAGCTAAAGATTTAATAATCACAAGTTCATAGTAATTAACTAACTTACTAACCTCGGACAGCAAAATCTTGGACTTGGTTTGTGTACTTCCTTGGACCTGGTAACTCTCGACTCGTTCGATCTCTAAACCTGATTCTTTCATAGCCATAAGTTCTTTTCTCAAATCTTCATCTGTACAACCGAGCGCGTATGCGTTCACACCAGCAGAGATGAATTCCTtaagacacacacaaaacatgTTAAAATGGTTACATGATCGGTAAGATAGCAAGAACGAAGCTaaaatcagtaaaaaaaaagaaaatttactttTAAGGTTTCGCCTTGACCGCGTTCAATCACGGTCCTGTAACGTTTTAAAAGACTTATAGCTATGTTGCGTGATGAACGGTACTCTTCATCGGAGTTGTTGCGTGAACAATAAAACttgatgaaataaataaataaaaaaacacaaaatacaaAGAAGCTTAGATGCTATATGGATTTTATAACTTGTATCCATAATAAAACAGAAATCACTAACCATCCATCTCTTTCGGTGATGAGTTTGACcatgtggagagaaagataagtGGTAACACTCCACATTGTACCAAGGAAATCTTGATCCCGAGAAGACAGAACAACTACTAATCAAATAACCAAAAGGCGTGGTTCTGTATCCGCGCGAAGTGGCAGTGAAGCTAAAAGGAATGTGGAATTTGTTGATAGCACCCGAGGAATAAACAGCTAACATGGCTGAACCATATCAATGAAGCGATGCCCTATCTTGCCACACAGAACAACAcccaaaaacagagaaaatgtaACAAGTCCATTAAAGCAAAAGAGAGAGGCTTCTACTTGAAGAACACAACTACTTTAGGAAATAAGATTCTAACAGATTGATGTACTAGAGCAAAGAAAAAAGCCTTAGCTTTAGATATTCAGaatcaaaacataattttcatgtCTATTTACTATTGTATTAGAGATTTCTACAAGTAAAGCAAGAATCAAATATGAATTGGAGATAAGAAAGGAAATCAAAAGCTCTGATCTTTAGAATGTCTAGAGAAATGTCCTCCTAATCACTATTCAGAGAAGCACAAGATCATCTCAGTACTCAAGTACGGTCATTTAATTAATCTGAGCTTACAAGGTgatagtatataataaaaccAATGCTTACCTCTTTGAAAACCCAGATTCAGATGCAGCAATTTTCCGTTTTAAAGCGCCTGCAAACAATTGGGGGAATGAGATAAAACAGAAACTATATATGGAGGTTATAAGCATGTATATGCGAGGTCAATTTGAAGCCACCAATAATTTGAATGGCTGCCAAAAATAATGAACAACTAGGTTactgaacattatatataatttttttttatgtatcatatgttcttttagatatttataaaataataagtatatattaaataattaaaatgtcagtaactattacatatataattaaattggcgtgaacacataaataaatttcacTAAGCCAAACAATTACTTTTCTATttaatattgtatataattaaatttaaacgacgttagcatatatatatatagtttgtatTTTTAGTATGAGTTGTTTACATATTGAGTTACTTTGTGTGTGGCCTTTATCATGTTGGGTTACTTTCCAATGTGTACTTCTGGGCCTTCTCTCACATTGTTGTCTTACCTTAATGCACTTTCTCACAAATTAGATGAAAGTTCTGGTTACGGTAAAAGGAGGAAAGTAAATAATACTTTGCTGTCTCGGTTGCCATTAATTGGTGAAGCTCTTAATTGGTAGGTTTATTGAACAGTGGGACAATTTTTTCACCGTTAGATCTATGTATTTTAAAACGAATCCAATGGGTTGGGACGAAAGTTAGTACGATGAACCCATACCAAAAGCGTGTATGCATTAATTGCTCGTCTTCTACGCTTGTTCCTCTCCCGCAAAGAACACCAAGCATAAATTGCACAGAAATTTTGGTAAGCTTCTCCGGTCTGATGAATTCACAAAAAGCACTCTACTGAAGCctattttgattagtttttcCGGTTTACGGTTTTTGTTTGTAGGTTTGAACTTGTGGTTAAGAGATGGACAACCATTGCATGGTCATAGCTGGCGAGTGGGTCTGTGGCGTCGAAGGAAAGTGAGATTTTGTCATAGACAAGCAGCAAATGTCCCGTATGGTCCCGTTCCATGATGGTATTACGCTGAGCCAGTTGGAGCATAACATAATGAAGGAGTTCAGCTTAGAGGGGAACCTTGGAAGTGTAGCATTAAGCTACTGGCCACCAACAACTCTAGAACTCGCAACAGGGATAAGGACACCTCCTGTCTTACTCACCAACGAAGGTGATGTCCGCTATTTCCGTGTGAAAGAGAAGCCTTCGGGTGAAAGAGGTGTGGTCCCGAGAAAGTGATGCGTTTTTTAATGTGTAACTAAGATACCAacgaaaaattatatttgtgtgtttttaatgaGTAACCAAGCTGGTTCTGGTTCTAGGGGAAATTAAGACAATAGAGCAAGGAAAAGTACTGCACATGGCCAAGGTATGCCAACGTGTTATGTGTCCAAGGAAAAGTATGTCTacacataaatttttcttttagtattgatatatattaaatgatgctttctactcatatggttattttatcatttgtgtatttttataacaaaaactttaaataactgataacaaaattgtgtgattaatagttttagtaattttaaaaaaaaattaaaagctaagtttaaaatttaaatattaagttgttaatttttgttcaataacttttaccaaaatatttgttcaaagcaaatttcgaaattaaaatatttatatatttattaaacgaGACttcttacttatatgattttttaatcatttatattttatcataacaaaaacCTTTAAACCATGGAACccaaaaatttgaatgtgagacttttaataattttagtaatttatagacgttttaaaaaaaaaaaaaatctaaatataacatatacagaaaaatctgaatttttattatatggttaatgtagttgtttaatttattttgttaatttaaagtAAACAAATATGCTAGagaatacactaatttttatcaaatttttattattcaaaatcattaaatttcatatatactttagccacattaagAAATtacgtaatttttatttaaggaaagaatgaaaacattaattatgaatttatggttagtttaataaaaaaattattatatatttagatgaaccaGCATAATTTTGTAAGGATTCTAAGACTCATTGTGGTGATGACGCATGACTAAttcaaatgttgtaatgcttatcttttaatatataagggataataGTGAGTTTCACATAACATCGCCGTCGAGGCTGTGAAGAGTCACCTTCTGAGTGACAAAGCGGGTTCCCTTTTAGCATTTTAGAAGGCTACTGTCCTAAAGAAGGTAACTTCTTACTGGTAGGCAAGAGATTGAAAGCACATTGAagattaacaaactatataacaGTTCTTTTCTGCGATTGAATCAAGAAGACTGTTATAGGAACTTAACTTCATGATCCATTTAGTCCTATACGGtttttgttggggtcaaaatcggtcacgacggaatcaatgcctgaaagtccgtaaaagtcagcatgaacgtttttacgaaaaaagtaatcttcgtaaagatatctttacaaagagccttgcggtaaaatcttgttcaaaccTCAATCAAATCTCAATACCGATTGTACGAAGGAAACATACATGTATCCaattcggccgcggacaagctcgagtatggcaatcggaccacggacaagccaagctcgatcgatacgcggcaaccaagcatgcacacagctcggtcgctacgtagcgaccgagctcgagccaagctcggtcgctacgtagcgaccgagctcgagccaagctcggtcgctacgtagcgaccgagcgtctgtcctgctcggtcgctacgtagcgaccgagctcgagccaagctcggtcgctacgtagcgaccgagcgtccgtcccgctcggtcgctaagctcggtcgctacgtagcgaccgagcgttcgtcccgctcggtcgctacgtagcgaccgagctcgagccaagctcggtcgctacgtagcgaccgagcgtccgtcctgctcggtcgctacgtagcgaccgagctcgagccaagctcggtcgcta encodes:
- the BNAA03G59840D gene encoding uncharacterized protein BNAA03G59840D isoform X2, producing the protein MLAVYSSGAINKFHIPFSFTATSRGYRTTPFGYLISSCSVFSGSRFPWYNVECYHLSFSPHGQTHHRKRWMEFISAGVNAYALGCTDEDLRKELMAMKESGLEIERVESYQVQGSTQTKSKILLSEVDQCILWLRIVFITILCTPQHTIVRWSSTPSVSEETLSKWRGFCAVIANAYYIRGMAWLPVKTLQLEQMAVMGQAEDPSVVASRMRLVFSTLEVVSPQWPRV
- the BNAA03G59840D gene encoding uncharacterized protein BNAA03G59840D isoform X1, with amino-acid sequence MLAVYSSGAINKFHIPFSFTATSRGYRTTPFGYLISSCSVFSGSRFPWYNVECYHLSFSPHGQTHHRKRWMFYCSRNNSDEEYRSSRNIAISLLKRYRTVIERGQGETLKEFISAGVNAYALGCTDEDLRKELMAMKESGLEIERVESYQVQGSTQTKSKILLSEVDQCILWLRIVFITILCTPQHTIVRWSSTPSVSEETLSKWRGFCAVIANAYYIRGMAWLPVKTLQLEQMAVMGQAEDPSVVASRMRLVFSTLEVVSPQWPRV